The following are encoded together in the Phycisphaerae bacterium genome:
- a CDS encoding RNA polymerase sigma factor has protein sequence MDERQLITACRAMDRSAQRRLYDQTVERVYRLIFRMVRNADDAFDLTQEVYVRVLTRIDEFRAECSLATWIHRIAVNETLAFLRRRQTQNRHLNSSARRDEARSAYVLGQDEQLDVQTALDQLSEEDRLILFLRYDQGHDYRAIGELLECAEGTVASRLSRARQRLREALTDGYSFREGTRAPAHQNDGSGHLRLTGVDAGDRETQEFGAKRRAAGGERP, from the coding sequence GTGGACGAACGGCAACTCATCACAGCATGTCGAGCGATGGACCGCAGCGCTCAGCGGCGGCTCTACGACCAGACGGTTGAGCGGGTATACCGCCTCATCTTCCGCATGGTCAGGAACGCCGACGATGCCTTTGACCTCACGCAGGAGGTTTACGTTCGGGTCTTGACTCGGATTGACGAGTTTCGCGCCGAGTGCTCACTCGCCACGTGGATTCACCGAATCGCGGTGAACGAGACCCTCGCATTCCTTCGCCGCCGACAAACCCAGAATCGCCACCTGAATTCGTCCGCCCGCCGGGACGAGGCCCGGTCCGCTTACGTGTTGGGACAGGACGAGCAGCTCGACGTGCAGACGGCACTCGACCAGCTCTCGGAAGAGGACCGGTTGATCCTATTTCTACGGTATGACCAGGGACATGATTACCGGGCAATCGGGGAACTGCTGGAGTGCGCGGAAGGGACCGTCGCCTCACGCCTCTCCAGGGCACGGCAACGCCTCAGGGAGGCATTGACGGACGGCTATTCTTTTAGGGAAGGAACCCGGGCTCCTGCGCATCAAAATGATGGAAGTGGGCATCTTCGATTGACCGGCGTCGACGCTGGTGACCGGGAAACACAAGAATTCGGTGCCAAGCGTCGCGCCGCGGGCGGTGAACGGCCATGA
- a CDS encoding SpoIIE family protein phosphatase encodes MTGADGANDPADMPSRPPRFWNTLAFRIAMLINTTAILVLGSAEFIDFRHERRALLSQEYEKLKEEADVLGVARSRFGNPDDFQPFLDDFCTQMSSAASPGHHILVLDPSGTVPLRAHARADPDLEGEMIAAVRGPNPSAEFKHRNAVYLVATAATRGGRSIVVAQSLDPMLRLLRSRAIGRLFGVGALTLLIFVATGVGLWFWIRRPLRQLVAVVDEVGRGRFQTRADGVGSAEVQFLARGINAMAQSLGRVENTRRAEMERARKIQQRLLPPRETRLHGLSLFSAFLPTTSVAGDLFDCVELPDGSVVLAVIDVAGHGVPAALYTALLRTVLRYEINGTSGLDDLLSRTNRQLQAVSDAGDFATCFVVRVEPDHQNIQFSKAGHDAAILLHLDGSVDLLETEGLPLGISPGEGYQSGSVPFRPQDRLILYTDGLHELFDAGGVPFGRERLLQLVQTTRQLSPEEQVSHIIAKAQEFQGSSAFGDDVTLVILQRD; translated from the coding sequence ATGACTGGTGCTGACGGCGCTAACGACCCAGCGGACATGCCGTCGCGGCCTCCGCGTTTCTGGAACACGCTTGCGTTCCGAATCGCGATGTTAATCAACACAACCGCCATCTTGGTGCTCGGTTCGGCCGAGTTCATCGACTTCAGACATGAGCGTCGGGCGCTACTCTCACAGGAATACGAGAAGCTCAAGGAGGAAGCGGACGTGCTCGGCGTTGCCCGATCTCGCTTCGGAAACCCGGACGACTTTCAACCTTTCCTCGACGATTTTTGCACGCAGATGAGCTCTGCTGCGTCACCGGGACACCACATTCTGGTGCTCGACCCGAGCGGAACGGTCCCGCTCCGAGCCCATGCCAGGGCGGATCCTGACCTCGAAGGGGAGATGATTGCGGCCGTTCGTGGGCCGAATCCGTCGGCGGAATTCAAGCACCGGAACGCCGTCTACCTTGTGGCAACCGCTGCGACACGGGGCGGCCGATCAATCGTTGTCGCGCAGTCCCTGGATCCGATGCTGCGATTGCTGCGGTCGCGGGCTATCGGCCGGCTTTTCGGCGTTGGTGCCCTCACACTCCTGATTTTCGTGGCAACCGGCGTCGGCCTATGGTTCTGGATTCGCCGCCCTCTCAGGCAACTTGTAGCCGTTGTCGACGAGGTCGGCCGAGGACGATTCCAAACCCGGGCGGATGGTGTGGGTAGTGCCGAAGTTCAGTTCCTTGCGAGGGGAATCAACGCGATGGCACAGTCTCTAGGCCGGGTCGAAAACACCCGCAGGGCAGAGATGGAGCGCGCCCGCAAAATCCAACAACGTCTCTTGCCACCGCGTGAGACCCGACTGCACGGCCTGAGCCTCTTTTCAGCTTTTCTGCCCACGACAAGTGTAGCCGGCGACTTGTTCGATTGCGTGGAACTCCCCGACGGATCCGTCGTTCTGGCGGTGATCGACGTTGCGGGACACGGCGTGCCCGCCGCTCTCTACACCGCCCTTCTCCGCACCGTGCTGCGTTACGAGATAAACGGCACGTCCGGCCTCGATGACCTGCTTTCAAGAACGAATCGGCAGCTTCAAGCGGTGTCCGATGCGGGGGACTTTGCCACATGCTTTGTCGTCCGAGTCGAACCAGACCACCAGAACATTCAATTCTCCAAAGCCGGTCACGATGCCGCGATCCTGCTTCATCTGGACGGTTCCGTGGACCTTCTTGAAACTGAGGGCCTGCCGCTCGGGATTTCACCGGGTGAAGGCTATCAATCCGGTAGCGTGCCGTTTCGGCCTCAAGACCGGCTGATACTGTACACGGATGGATTGCACGAGTTGTTTGACGCGGGAGGCGTGCCTTTCGGCCGGGAGCGGTTGCTTCAACTCGTGCAAACTACCCGGCAACTCTCACCGGAAGAACAGGTCAGCCACATCATCGCGAAGGCACAGGAATTTCAGGGGTCATCTGCGTTCGGCGATGACGTGACGCTTGTCATCCTTCAACGAGACTGA
- a CDS encoding HD-GYP domain-containing protein yields MNEHASTNLLPVAAGRHRVLTVALLILIVAAGHWWTPRGESHFLVLHVLMRKLFILPVLLAAIWFDFRGAAISAAAVMLVYLPHVILQWAGHAEENVNQIGEMATVWIVAGIAGVLVRREKSALKARAQAYYGAVRALVAALDTREHDTGLHSERVCSFALRIATELKLADSELRALELGALLHDIGKIGVPDAILLKPGGLSDDEWRQMREHPELGARILSATPFLEEAVVVVRSHHERFDGSGYPCGLAGDQIPLLARVFAVADVFDAITSKRPYHEALSDAVAVQEIEESAGSHFDPRVVEAFRSVPETEWRELRERVSAESGE; encoded by the coding sequence ATGAATGAACACGCATCGACGAATCTGCTCCCCGTCGCGGCGGGACGGCACCGGGTGCTGACCGTCGCCTTGCTGATTCTGATCGTGGCAGCAGGACATTGGTGGACGCCTCGCGGCGAAAGCCACTTCCTGGTTCTTCACGTCTTAATGCGAAAGCTCTTCATTCTGCCGGTGCTGCTTGCCGCGATCTGGTTCGACTTTCGCGGTGCCGCAATCTCCGCCGCGGCGGTCATGCTGGTCTATCTGCCGCATGTCATCTTGCAGTGGGCCGGGCATGCGGAGGAGAACGTCAACCAGATCGGTGAGATGGCCACGGTATGGATCGTGGCCGGGATCGCGGGAGTGCTCGTACGTCGCGAAAAGTCGGCGCTCAAGGCAAGGGCCCAAGCGTACTACGGAGCGGTGCGAGCGCTGGTAGCGGCCCTGGACACGCGCGAACACGATACGGGGCTGCACTCCGAACGCGTTTGCTCCTTCGCCCTGCGGATCGCGACGGAGTTGAAACTGGCGGATTCCGAACTCCGTGCGCTGGAACTCGGAGCATTGTTGCACGACATCGGAAAAATCGGCGTCCCCGATGCGATCCTCCTCAAACCGGGCGGCTTGTCCGATGACGAGTGGCGGCAGATGCGCGAACATCCGGAGCTGGGGGCACGAATCCTGAGCGCGACTCCCTTCCTGGAAGAAGCCGTCGTCGTTGTAAGGTCTCATCACGAACGGTTTGACGGAAGCGGATATCCATGTGGACTGGCGGGCGATCAGATTCCCCTGCTCGCCAGAGTATTCGCGGTCGCCGACGTGTTTGATGCGATCACGTCGAAGCGACCGTATCACGAGGCGCTTTCAGACGCCGTCGCTGTTCAGGAGATCGAAGAAAGTGCTGGCAGCCATTTCGACCCGCGGGTCGTGGAGGCGTTCCGGAGTGTCCCCGAGACCGAATGGCGCGAACTTCGGGAGCGTGTGTCGGCGGAATCCGGCGAGTGA
- a CDS encoding glycogen-binding domain-containing protein, translated as MSTRTQQSSGVKPVEFECDAPSAETVILVGTFNDWNPAETPMKKNETGKWTATLELAPGQYEYKFVVNGCWCCEPGEPDACCGGPDRVPNLHGTMNRVIRVK; from the coding sequence ATGAGCACAAGAACGCAACAATCGTCAGGCGTGAAGCCGGTTGAGTTCGAATGTGACGCACCATCGGCCGAAACCGTGATACTCGTCGGAACTTTCAACGATTGGAATCCGGCGGAAACGCCCATGAAGAAGAATGAAACGGGAAAGTGGACAGCGACACTAGAGCTTGCTCCGGGCCAATACGAATACAAGTTTGTGGTGAATGGCTGCTGGTGTTGCGAGCCGGGCGAACCGGACGCCTGTTGTGGCGGCCCTGATCGCGTACCCAACCTTCACGGCACGATGAACCGCGTGATTCGTGTGAAGTGA
- a CDS encoding methyltransferase domain-containing protein: MASESSQVMTSVWDLRARLYDVCEGSQLRRGTAKARLFAQMHGQVLFLAVGTGVDITRFPAEQKIIGIDISAEMLRRAEARRRAYRGQLVFALGDAERLAFGDGSFDTVVSSCTMCSVPHPVVALKELYRVLRPGGRLLMFEHVRSRSWPLGLALDVMTLWTRLLGTEMNRDTVANVLTAGFQIVRIESVYLDIILSIHAVKPINRED, from the coding sequence ATGGCCAGCGAAAGCAGTCAAGTGATGACGAGCGTTTGGGATTTGCGTGCCCGGCTCTACGACGTTTGTGAAGGATCGCAATTACGCCGTGGTACAGCGAAGGCTCGCCTGTTTGCTCAGATGCATGGACAGGTGCTGTTCCTTGCCGTCGGGACCGGCGTGGATATCACCCGCTTCCCCGCCGAACAGAAGATCATCGGCATTGACATCAGCGCCGAGATGCTCCGACGTGCGGAAGCACGCAGGCGCGCGTATCGCGGCCAATTGGTGTTTGCCCTCGGCGACGCGGAGCGACTCGCGTTTGGCGACGGCTCGTTCGACACCGTAGTCAGTTCATGCACGATGTGCTCCGTGCCGCATCCTGTAGTTGCGCTAAAGGAACTCTATCGCGTGCTGCGTCCCGGCGGCCGTTTATTGATGTTCGAGCACGTACGCAGCCGGAGTTGGCCATTGGGGCTGGCTCTCGATGTCATGACCTTATGGACCCGACTGCTGGGAACCGAGATGAACCGCGATACCGTCGCGAACGTGCTGACGGCTGGCTTCCAGATTGTGCGGATCGAGAGTGTTTACCTTGACATCATTCTCTCGATTCATGCCGTCAAACCGATTAACCGGGAGGACTAG
- a CDS encoding peroxidase-related enzyme (This protein belongs to a clade of uncharacterized proteins related to peroxidases such as the alkylhydroperoxidase AhpD.) produces MESHEGDLRSEIKDDAMVQAIQNDFRQIDLEWDTRVLLDFAMKLTTRPTEMRRCDVEALRDAGFCDADILDAAHIVGYFNYANRVMDALGIQPEPEMHHRPRK; encoded by the coding sequence ATGGAGAGCCATGAAGGCGACCTCCGGTCGGAGATCAAGGACGACGCGATGGTGCAGGCAATCCAGAACGACTTTCGGCAAATAGACCTCGAATGGGACACGCGCGTCCTGCTCGACTTTGCGATGAAGCTGACGACGCGACCGACCGAAATGCGCCGTTGCGATGTGGAGGCGCTCCGTGACGCCGGCTTTTGCGATGCCGACATTCTCGACGCCGCCCACATTGTCGGATACTTCAACTACGCGAACCGCGTGATGGATGCGCTTGGCATCCAACCGGAACCTGAAATGCATCATCGGCCGCGTAAATAG